CATGGCTTTGTGTCATACAGGCATACCTCTCGAAGATGATAATCATAAGACGGATAAGCTAAGTTATGAAGCAGAATCACCAGAAGAAGTATCTTTCCTTATCGCCTCACAAGAGTTCGGTTTCCAATTTTGTAGAAGAACTCAATCATTGATGGTTCTTAGGGAGTTTGATCCTTCCTCTATGAAGGAAGTTGAGAGGTAACTTGTTGTCTTTCACAAAATTTACTTTGTTTCCAATAGTTTCCTTTCAATTTAATGCCTAAATATGATATATCAAGTTCATCTTCAGGGAATACAAGCTGCTAAATCTGTTGGAATTCAGCAGTTCGCGTAAGAGGATGTCGGTTATAGTCAGCAAtgaagatggacaaaatttTCTACTTTGCAAAGGTGCAGACAGGTATATCTAACACCTTGGATTACTTCAAATGCCGattgattcaatttcatataacaaGAATTGAAATGTAATCCATTATTTATAACTTGGGACTAGTCCATTGAAACCACCTTATCACTTATGTCATGTGTTTCCATTGGTCTTGATTTTCAGCATAATCTTCGATAGACTAGCCGATAACGGAAGGGCATATGAGCAAGCAACCACTATGCATCTTTCAAGTTACGCAGAAGATGGTCTTCGCACCCTAGCTTTCGCCTACAGGACAATTGAGGCAGCTGAGTACGAAAGTTGGAACACAATATTTACACAAGCCAAAGCTACCATTGGTCCTGAAAGAGAAGAACTACTAGAGCAAGCATCCGAAACGATAGAAAAGGACTTAATCTTATTAGGTGTTGTAGCTGTTGAAGACAAGTTACAAAAAGGGGTCAGTCAGTTATCTCCCTCTTTTGTCACTTTCTATGTGTTTTCTCTGGTTTTGTTCAATAGCAACGATACATATCCAGACATGTTCAAGCAAATgtcaaaagttttcaaaaaaagcagCCCTGGATGTCCTTGCTTGTTGCATTTGCTACTTGATCTAACAAGCATATAATTCCAACATTAGTTTCCTGCAATCAACTGCTTATTCTATTTATGTACATAACAGGTTCCAGAGTGCATAGATAAACTTGCCCAAGCAGGGTTGAAAATATGGCTGCTCACTGGTGACAAGAGGGAGACTGCCATAAATATAGGGTGAGGCTTATATCACAGTTCCATATctttgtgtgtgtatatatatcacAGTTCCATATATATTTGCTATTGTATTGGCCCATTTGGCAGATTTGCTTGTAGCTTACTCCGTCAAGATATGAAGCAATTCCATTTGAGTTTGAGCAGAGATGCTGAGTCTAATAACCAAGTAAAGGTAAAAGTTAACTTGAAAAGGGCATTATGTTTGTCATATGCTTGGTAATAACAGTGACTCCTTTTTCTAGCTTTTCAGGATATGAAAGAAGACATTTTGCAACAAATTGAAAGTTCATACAAAATGGTCTgtgaagaaagaaacaaagaggCTCCATTTGGTCTAGTTATAGATGGAAAAGCTCTTGAAATTGCTTTGAGAGGGGACGTAAAGGATGAGTTCTTGCAATTGGCTGTTAACTGTGCTTCTGTCATATGCTGTCGAGTGTCCCCAAAACAGAAAGCTCTGGTATGGCATTTTGTCTTTGTTTCCTGTCACTTCTTCAATGATACATGGAAGCTGAgcaaattcaattttcaacatcaTATGATATTGATTTGTGTGGAAATTACAGATCACTAGATTAGTAAAGCAATATACTGGCAAAACAACTCTTGCAATTGGGGATGGGGCAAATGATGTTGGTATGATTCAAGAAGCTGATATTGGAGTCGGGATCAGTGGTATGGAAGGAATGCaggtaatttttcattattttcatttagatCAATGGTGGCAAGGGATCTTTAGGCTTCTGCATTGACTCTTAGTTCTATATACTTGTCGTACATCAAGCTAAAAGTAGTTTTTTCATGGATGATCACTTGCAGGCAGTCATGGCCAGTGACTTTTCGCTACCACAATTCCGATTCTTGGAGAGATTGCTTATAGTTCATGGCCATTGGTGTTATCAGAGAATATCAAAGATGGTACgtctttaatttatatttaaaaaaatttcatgtacatacatacatgcatacatacatacatacatacatacatacatacatacatacatacatacatacatacatacatacatacatacatacatacatacatacatacatacatacatacatacatacatacatacatacatacattcaaGACCTTAATTACTGGTGAAATGGTTGTAGGTTCTGTATTTTGTCTACAAGAATGTTGCTTTTGGCCTCACTCTATTCTACTATGAATTATACACAAGTTTCTCTGGAGAAGTCTTGTATGATGATTGGTATATGACAATGTTCAATGTGATGTTGACATCCTTGCCTGTCATAGCATTAGGAGTCCTCGAGCAAGATGTTTCATCGGACATATGCTTGCAGGTAATGTTTAACTAAATACGAACACATAAAGCTTCCATCTTCGAAACATTTACACAAATTTTCTCTGGTTCTTATGAAATGAAGCAGTTTCCAGCACTTTATCAACAAGGGCCAAGGAACGTACACTTCAGCTGGAGCCGCATTATCGGGTGGATATTAAATGGCGTGGTTAGTTCTCTAGTCATCTTCCTGGCAAACATTTACATACTCTCCCCAACAGCAATGCGAGAAAACGGATTCGTAGCGGATATCGATTCTCTAGGTGCTACAACATACACCTGCATAATATGGACTGTCAATTGTCAAATTGCCCTAATCACCAGCCATTTCACTTGGATCCAACATCTCTCTATATGGGGAAGCATCCTGTTATGGTACATTTTCTTGCTAGTCTATGGTGCATTGCCTCCAAATTTCTCAGGAAATGCATTCCAAGTGTTGGTCGAAGGCATCGGACCGGCACCCTTGTACTGGATGATCACGGTGCTCGTGGTCGTCGTGTCTCTCCTACCATACTTCATACACATTGTGATCCAAAGATCATATTTTCCCATGGATGATCATATCATCCAAGAAATGGAGCAGTGCTACAAGAAATATGATGTGAGAGATAATGAAATGTGGGTAAGAGAACAAAGGAACTCCCAGAGGTCTACTCGCATTGGGTTTTCAGCAAGAGTTGATGCAAAAATTTTGTCATTCAACCAACAGTTGCAACAAAAGAAATTGTCAATTTATAGAAGTGTGACAAATAGCCCCATATATAGATCAATAACTACCAGTCCCTTTTCCTAATACTCTCCTTTTTCCTCATTCTTTAATTTCATTCAGATATTGTACATTAGGAAATTGCTTATGTTATTCAAACTATTCTACTTGTACTCAATGCATCTTTGAATATGTGTACAAGAGCATGGGTGAAAGTTAGAATTTTGTGTTAAGAGtcgaaataaaattaaaattttttgaagagCCAAAAGC
This genomic window from Gossypium raimondii isolate GPD5lz chromosome 10, ASM2569854v1, whole genome shotgun sequence contains:
- the LOC105778281 gene encoding probable phospholipid-transporting ATPase 5, which produces MVAASSRKRKGKIRWSKLYSFAACFRPLTSKERLAARELIGQPGFSRVVFCNEPHLHKRKPYKYPYNYISTTKYNVLTFLPRALFEQFRRVANFYFLLAAIFSLFSLAPFSRASLIAPLVFVVGISMLKEAVEDWHRFFQDLDVNNRTVKTHISNGVFVDKLWKELRVGDVVKVNKGEYFPSDLLLLSSGNEDGVCYVETMNLDGETNLKIKRCLEASLCLNEDEEFSKFKATVHCEDPNPNLYTFVGNIEFEKESYPLSPSQLLLRDSKLRNTDYIYGVVIFSGHDTKAVRNSTRSPSKRSRIERKMDHIIYILFSMLVLVSLVSSFGSLLYLRQDMVDWWYLQLPDDNKVNDLDDSNSEKYDDRFFNPSKPVQSAGLQFIRALVLYGYLIPISLYVSIEVVKVLQTMLINKDIELYDDVTCKSVQARTSNLNEELGQVEMILSDKTGTLTCNQMEFRKCSIAGVSYGGDITEVDLAASMRMNADFEPFEFSIDETDGATRSFEPFEFSVSSFSAQNGNARLTKTEEPVIKGFNFRDDRLTNENWIHGSNLFDITMFFRVMALCHTGIPLEDDNHKTDKLSYEAESPEEVSFLIASQEFGFQFCRRTQSLMVLREFDPSSMKEVEREYKLLNLLEFSSSRKRMSVIVSNEDGQNFLLCKGADSIIFDRLADNGRAYEQATTMHLSSYAEDGLRTLAFAYRTIEAAEYESWNTIFTQAKATIGPEREELLEQASETIEKDLILLGVVAVEDKLQKGVPECIDKLAQAGLKIWLLTGDKRETAINIGFACSLLRQDMKQFHLSLSRDAESNNQVKDMKEDILQQIESSYKMVCEERNKEAPFGLVIDGKALEIALRGDVKDEFLQLAVNCASVICCRVSPKQKALITRLVKQYTGKTTLAIGDGANDVGMIQEADIGVGISGMEGMQAVMASDFSLPQFRFLERLLIVHGHWCYQRISKMVLYFVYKNVAFGLTLFYYELYTSFSGEVLYDDWYMTMFNVMLTSLPVIALGVLEQDVSSDICLQFPALYQQGPRNVHFSWSRIIGWILNGVVSSLVIFLANIYILSPTAMRENGFVADIDSLGATTYTCIIWTVNCQIALITSHFTWIQHLSIWGSILLWYIFLLVYGALPPNFSGNAFQVLVEGIGPAPLYWMITVLVVVVSLLPYFIHIVIQRSYFPMDDHIIQEMEQCYKKYDVRDNEMWVREQRNSQRSTRIGFSARVDAKILSFNQQLQQKKLSIYRSVTNSPIYRSITTSPFS